A single region of the Massilia sp. erpn genome encodes:
- the phoU gene encoding phosphate signaling complex protein PhoU codes for MIGEHSSKQYDNELEAIRSKVLLMGGIVETQFLDAMTCFRIGNLERAERVMREDDSVNQLEVQLDDACSHLIVRRQPTANDLRTVMATIKVITDLERIGDEATKIARTAKSLHSRGAVTVNHYEMVRSIANATSDMLHDALDAFARNDGKQALQLIAQDAIIDHEFRSIMRNLITFMMEDPRTISAALDTMWVAKAIERIGDHAKNIAEYVIYVVEGRDIRHTRTVPPSEEASGE; via the coding sequence ATGATTGGCGAGCATTCTTCCAAACAGTACGACAACGAACTTGAAGCGATCCGCTCCAAGGTGCTGCTGATGGGCGGCATCGTGGAAACCCAGTTCCTCGATGCGATGACCTGCTTCCGCATCGGCAATCTGGAGCGCGCCGAGCGCGTGATGCGCGAAGACGATTCGGTCAACCAGCTCGAAGTGCAGCTGGACGACGCCTGCAGCCACCTGATCGTGCGCCGCCAGCCGACGGCCAACGATCTGCGCACCGTGATGGCGACCATCAAGGTGATCACCGACCTGGAACGCATCGGCGACGAGGCGACCAAGATTGCGCGCACGGCCAAGAGCCTGCACAGCCGCGGCGCCGTCACCGTCAACCATTACGAAATGGTGCGTTCCATCGCCAACGCCACCAGCGATATGCTGCACGATGCGCTGGACGCCTTTGCCCGCAACGATGGCAAGCAGGCGCTGCAGTTGATCGCCCAGGATGCGATCATCGACCACGAATTCCGCTCCATCATGCGCAACCTGATTACCTTCATGATGGAAGATCCGCGTACAATCTCGGCGGCGCTGGATACGATGTGGGTGGCGAAAGCCATCGAGCGTATCGGCGACCATGCGAAAAACATCGCTGAGTATGTGATTTACGTGGTGGAAGGCAGGGATATCCGCCATACCCGTACCGTGCCGCCCAGCGAAGAGGCCAGCGGAGAATAA
- the pstB gene encoding phosphate ABC transporter ATP-binding protein PstB → MSQETMSNKRKIIEISGLNFYYGKTRSLTNVNLDIHEKQVTAFIGPSGCGKSTLLRTLNRMYDLYPGQRAEGTIAYRGRNILDADQDVNMLRAKVGMVFQKPTPFPMSIYDNIAFGVRLYEDLSKGEMDERVEWALNKAALWTEVKDKLGKSGLSLSGGQQQRLCIARGVAVKPDVLLLDEPTSALDPISTSKVEELISELKQDYTIAIVTHNMQQAARCSDYTAYMYLGELVEFGETDQIFMNPARKETQDYITGRFG, encoded by the coding sequence ATGAGCCAAGAGACCATGAGCAACAAGCGCAAGATTATTGAAATTTCGGGCCTGAACTTCTACTACGGCAAGACCCGCAGCCTGACCAATGTGAACCTGGACATCCACGAAAAGCAGGTGACGGCCTTCATCGGCCCGTCCGGCTGCGGCAAATCGACCCTGCTGCGTACCCTGAACCGCATGTATGACCTGTATCCCGGCCAGCGCGCCGAAGGCACGATCGCCTACCGCGGCCGCAATATCCTCGACGCCGACCAGGATGTGAACATGCTGCGCGCCAAGGTCGGCATGGTGTTCCAGAAGCCAACCCCGTTCCCGATGTCGATCTACGACAATATCGCGTTCGGCGTGCGCCTGTATGAAGACCTGTCGAAAGGCGAAATGGATGAGCGCGTTGAATGGGCGCTCAACAAGGCGGCCCTGTGGACCGAAGTCAAGGACAAGCTGGGCAAGAGCGGCCTGTCCCTGTCCGGCGGCCAGCAGCAGCGCCTGTGCATCGCGCGCGGCGTGGCGGTGAAACCCGACGTGCTGCTGCTCGACGAGCCGACCTCGGCGCTGGATCCGATCTCGACCTCGAAAGTGGAAGAGCTGATCAGCGAGCTGAAGCAGGATTACACCATCGCCATCGTCACCCACAATATGCAGCAGGCGGCGCGCTGCTCCGACTACACGGCGTATATGTACCTGGGCGAACTGGTGGAGTTCGGCGAAACCGACCAGATTTTCATGAATCCTGCGCGCAAGGAAACCCAGGATTACATCACCGGCCGCTTTGGCTGA